TATATAGAACATAGACATATCacagtcaaaaaaattttctaagtccATTTTtagactttgaaaaattttgaaagagtTGAATATTTCTAAAGTCTAAAAGtggacttgaaaaatttttccaaccgtgacaaattataattttctatgttttatcaagtaaaattataaaatagatcCACTTAATTTCTAGAAAATGTTTTAAAGCGGTATAAGTTGAGAaattgtaagtttttaaatagagGTTAAATTTAGACATCTAATGTtacaaaaattgattaatgaatcataaaatattacatgTGAGTAGGAATAAGcatgtgattttttattaacgttagcatattaaattgattcaatatCAAAAGTTCTAACTTTCAATAATTTGGCTTAGAGCAAAAATACAGCTtgcacaataaaaaattttgcgtcattttatcaaaaaattttgtgttgaaaatttttgtgtcaAATATTTGACACTTTTATGTGTCGATTTAACACTTTTGtatattaattcttttaaaattatacaaaaaggTGTTTAATCAATAACACAAAAAAGAACTTTAtgattctttttaaaattcattgtaacaaatgagaaataaacattacctaaaaaatatgagtacattatgaatgatttttaataaaaaatacgtaattaaataaatgtttgaaccattaaattttattgaattttttatttattatcatctcCAATAATTACAACTATAGTTAGCATTCtcagaaatttgaataaaaattattgaaagtaataaacaaaaaattactctagtgaatatataatttgagTAACTTTCTGCACTAATTCttgaaaattgtaataaattattaaaaagaatgatttttttatttttaattttccccGCTCCCGGCAGCCATTTTGATTTCAATTTCTTCCCCTTTAaagggaaaaaatgatcagacctgaaatTAGACCTGTTCATGGCTGTTCATGTCTAAAGCGTTAAATAtgctcaggcctgatcatgcctATTCATGTCTGTTacatagatataaaattttgttgaccaagAATCAATCACATGTAAGATTTTTATTGCATAAAGTTCATACGAAACCTACTCTTCAACTAAATCTCTTAGGTCAGTGAGTAGCGTGTTTAATTTTCGAGCGCAAGGTCCACGGTTCAAATCCTGCACAcgcccaaattttttattttttaaaatttttatagcaataattatatataatataatatagttacacataattatatataattatatagggccattttttatatataattttttttccccggatgggcatgaacagacatgaacatacctgatcagacctgaagactcatgcctgttcatgtctgatcattttttcccgggtttcCTTCCTTCCCCTTACCTATTTCGCATCAACCAATAAAAATCTTTCTGACGGTACAAATTTAGGCTCCAGAGGCTAATTTTATGGTTTTAGAACAATAATTTCAACCTAAACATGGTAAAAGCGGACAAAAGTACCAAGTTTAGGCCGAAATTATGGTTCTCATGTATAGGTCATCATAgtctaaaacaataattttagcCTCCTTGCCTTCCAGTAGGACTTAGAggctcaaattatttttttaatttcgactcgggtattcaataaatatttcttgctatttaagaaatgatttcttaatatttaataagcgTATGGGAGTAAACCCTatacattatggtaaccgCTCTTATAAAATATGTGATATACTTCCATAATCTTATGATAATCATTCTCATAATGTTACTGTGGCAATAGTTTCCACACTactatggtaaccattaccataatattatgaaaatcaaTACTATTATATATGGTAACGTTTgccataatatatagtaacgattaccacaGCAGTATGggaataattatcataatggCATAGCAATCGTTACCATAAAATTacaggaactattccgatattGTATTAGAATGAAACACATATAGAATTTCCtgtaggaatgattaccataatttgtATGGGTGCTATTGCTCTGATTGATATGTCAAGAAAACCTCTAttaccatatatatacaatatgggaactattcccataacaTATCGTAATTGCCCAGTAAACACATGACCTTGTTTTGACGTCATACGTAGCTCATAGAAATGTCACGGCATCTTACGTAAATTTGATATCAATCTGACATTCTACATGACTTTAATATGATGTAAAAacatcactaaaaaaaaataattgttcacAGTGTACTGAAAATGAACAATGTTGTTCCAATTCATGTGACTCGGCAGGATTCACAGTTCCAAGAAACTGTATTCCTTATTTTAATGACTCCACACAAACTATGATGCATATATCTCCGGTGGGGTTTAATCTCCCTATGAATCATGATCCGACAAATCGATGTGGTCCGAATGGAAAGTTTGTATGTGTagtagacatatttaatagattataatGCACtagttaataattgttaaaatctagcgcatttaaattatttttttttttttttatttgcagaGTGTTAcacaaaataaatgtttttatttggAATGTGTTCCCATAGAAAGTACTGAACTTcaagaatgttttttttctgaagaTTCTTcgattttaaatgatatttaaaagttttaatgtcTTAAACTCTTTTCAACAACAATTAGTGTGTATTAatgtttgtaattattataaaattaaatttaccatagtttttgaatattaaaataaaaagtacccATCTAACTACATTGATAACTTTACTGCACACCTCAAACACGAAGCGGTAGATTGGACATTTCTATGGTCAAAGTCACGTGACGTACtctaatcaaattttattttcaatatcaagAGAACTAAGTTTGTTCCGAACACTAAAGAGATATCAAAGTTAGAAagttacgaaatttttttctattttcaacttaaaagaaaaatatttgaatatgcATTactcatatgtatatattttttcttcataccTCGGACGAAAGTACGTATCCCCGGTATTAATTTCGCGGCAGAAAATCTAAGATTCGTGCATTGGTAAAACTACAGGCACGCCACCTGTAACaatgcactgtaaaaagagcggtgttaaaaatagaCTCATTTTAACTCCGCCCGGTGTAAAAATGAAGTTACACCGGTGTAGGAGGGGTAATtcaccggtgttaaaaatatcGGTGTTAAAGCAGGGTAACCGGTGTAAAAGCGGAGTAGAACCGGTGTAAAAGCGAGGTAACTGGTGTAAAAGCGGGGTGAACTGCGTCCACTTGGAGTATTAACTTCaaagattataaaacacaaaaaatctaagttttgtatgaaaattaataaaaaatatcacttaTTAACAAGTATAATGATCGagtgagtaaaaatattcacaaatcaaaatatttcaacACCGGTAAAGAATATCTACACCGATGGCggcgttattttaacaccggaaaattttttctaacacCGGTACAGAATACTTATaccgctttcggtgttgaaatttaacggctacaccgcttggacttacctcggtgattttttacagtgtgggagtaaaaattttttttatgctcacCGAAACTGCAGCGATTGCCCCTACTGCCGTCAGTCACTAGGGTCACTGGTCACTAACTGTTAGTATGTTTACGCTGCTATATATGAAAACCGCGTATTCCATGAGAATATAGTTAACAATAACATGCAATAAGATTCATCGTGAATAATTTAAAGACATCCGTGatttttaactataaataatttgcttgtttttttatttataacctaaaatttgtataatattGGATtaagccgacgtctaataatttttagaattttttcaaaacgataaatcataaaaaaaaaaattttttcaaatcattgcacctataattttttaagtttctaCATTTgcttatttttagatttttgttaaaaattgttaattgtctgctaacttaaggatcataaatttttttaatttttattagtttgaataaatattttttttttttttaaactataattatatttgcttttacttttttcttacGCTTCGCTCGTGCCACAAATATTGATGCAGACATTATCAACACATGCAATTTATTTCGTACTTTTGACCagctatgaaaaaaaatatacacctCACAGGCAGAAGTTTGAAAGACctgaaatttcaaactttctGCCCccgtacacggaaaaaaatagaaaggAATGATTACTGTGCTACACAAGAATGATCGTaaagtatgtaaaaattaatcttagCACATTACTAGTTCTCGTTATAATAAGAATAGGTCGTTTTTACATACGACTGAGTACGATCCAACATAGCAaccattactatgttacaCATTATGTCGAAAACATGACTGGTTATCGTGTTCACAGTCACCATTCGCTTTCTAAATAATACAGGTTCCTTTCAGCAGTCGATGTGTtactatataaaatagatatagGTCCTGTGTGGAGATACGAAAAACTCCCCGGACAAATGCGTTTCATTATCATTCAGCATAGTAACCATTCCTGTGCTGGACAGGAACTGTTGCTTTCAGTCACATGTCTGGTTATTGTTTAGTGGGAACTAATGTTGTAAACAGTAGAAACTTAGAAGAAAGATATAAAGCTatcgagttgaaaaaaaattatattctgaCTAAATGTAAGTttactcaaattaaaaaaacatagatAGAATATCATCACTTTTTACATTAACTTTGAGTATTGTAGAAACAAAAGCAAAAGTAGGCGGAATAAAGTCTCTAGTATGTTGActcaattacatatattttttaattgagtgCATAAAAGTCGTCGCAAATGCAAATGATAATTTACAACTACGCCATGTATTTGAGTAGATAATTCCCTCCAAATACGTGTGGCTTTTCAGCCAAAGTCGTAGCGTGTTTCGCC
Above is a window of Microplitis demolitor isolate Queensland-Clemson2020A chromosome 1, iyMicDemo2.1a, whole genome shotgun sequence DNA encoding:
- the LOC103576059 gene encoding uncharacterized protein LOC103576059 encodes the protein MVILIAMKLLFLFNVFTTGKAECFLGNHRCFENSDCCSNVCLMNTYVPLCMLTDEEQEDDFFPTANPVSEPKTCRHFGKLCTENEQCCSNSCDSAGFTVPRNCIPYFNDSTQTMMHISPVGFNLPMNHDPTNRCGPNGKFSVTQNKCFYLECVPIESTELQECFFSEDSSILNDI